The following coding sequences are from one Dehalococcoidales bacterium window:
- a CDS encoding YebC/PmpR family DNA-binding transcriptional regulator translates to MSGHSKWSSIKHQKGVADARRGQLFTKLTREIIVAVRQGGGNPESNFRLRLAIQKARDSNMPLENIERAIKRGSGELEGVTLSEMVMEGYGPGGTAILVQALTDNRNRTIQEIRNIFARGGGSLGESGSVTWLFNPKGLIRVETGDLDTEELTLQAIDAGADDVKTEDGYIEIYTRPDDLEAIRASLEEKNVPVDSTELTMIPKTTISLEEKAAIQTLKLLHKLEELDEIQGVYSNVDFPDAILEKYQEQT, encoded by the coding sequence ATGTCAGGACATTCCAAATGGTCCTCGATCAAACATCAGAAGGGCGTGGCTGATGCCAGGCGAGGTCAGCTTTTCACCAAACTCACCCGCGAGATAATCGTTGCGGTACGCCAGGGGGGCGGCAATCCCGAATCTAACTTCCGGCTGCGGTTAGCCATACAGAAAGCCCGCGATAGCAATATGCCGCTGGAGAATATCGAAAGGGCAATCAAGCGGGGCAGCGGCGAGCTTGAGGGAGTCACCCTCTCAGAAATGGTTATGGAAGGTTACGGGCCCGGCGGGACGGCTATCCTGGTACAGGCGTTGACCGATAACCGCAACCGCACCATACAGGAAATACGTAACATATTCGCCCGCGGGGGCGGCAGCCTGGGAGAAAGCGGCAGTGTTACCTGGCTCTTCAACCCGAAGGGATTAATCAGGGTAGAGACCGGTGATTTGGACACGGAAGAACTGACCCTCCAGGCCATTGATGCCGGGGCTGATGACGTGAAAACAGAGGACGGCTATATCGAAATCTACACCAGGCCTGATGACCTGGAGGCGATCAGAGCCAGCCTGGAAGAGAAGAACGTCCCTGTGGATTCCACCGAGCTAACGATGATACCCAAGACCACCATCTCCCTGGAAGAAAAGGCGGCAATACAAACATTGAAACTATTACACAAACTGGAGGAACTGGATGAAATCCAGGGCGTTTACAGCAATGTCGATTTCCCCGACGCGATTCTGGAAAAGTACCAGGAGCAGACTTGA
- a CDS encoding DUF1616 domain-containing protein: protein MRFGILRDRVLSTVLLIAILGALGILLYSVIAPPVKDRYTEFYLLGLNGKAGGYPEVLTVGMESQVIVGIVNREQETVTYRMEVSLNGAEVGGLGPLTFEPEGKWVGVVGFTPRSAGERQKVEFWLYRQGLNEVYQSLHLWVDVN, encoded by the coding sequence GTGAGGTTCGGCATACTCCGGGACAGGGTACTGTCCACCGTCCTGCTAATAGCTATTCTGGGGGCTTTAGGGATATTGCTGTATAGCGTCATTGCCCCCCCTGTCAAGGACAGGTATACCGAATTCTATCTCCTGGGATTGAATGGAAAGGCTGGAGGCTATCCTGAAGTCTTGACGGTAGGGATGGAGAGTCAGGTTATCGTGGGCATTGTCAACCGGGAGCAGGAGACGGTGACTTACCGTATGGAAGTGAGCCTGAATGGAGCGGAGGTCGGCGGACTGGGTCCGCTGACGTTTGAGCCTGAGGGAAAATGGGTAGGGGTGGTGGGTTTTACCCCGCGGAGCGCCGGGGAGAGACAAAAAGTGGAGTTCTGGCTCTACCGGCAGGGATTGAATGAAGTCTACCAGAGCCTTCATCTCTGGGTGGATGTTAATTGA
- the glmM gene encoding phosphoglucosamine mutase produces the protein MHLFGSSGIRRVADRSLVELALKAGLAVGTVYDRVVVGCDTRTSSDAVKHAFISGALAAGSECFDAGVVPTPTLALAAREFQAGAMITASHNPPEYNGIKLVNPDGSAFDAVQREQVERLISDDSLPAAPWRGIKSAGFYRGAVEKHIEHILRDFPVRIRLKVVLDCACGAASVITPGLLERMGCEVITMNCSPGGFFPHPVEPTEANLAGLIQATREYGADLGIAHDGDADRMMAVDDRGRFIPGDKLLVLFAEQAGARKMVTTVDASMVVEERGFQIIRTRVGDIYVSEELKQGGDFGGEPSGSWVFPGSSLCPDGIYAAARLVSIAGEQKISILVDAIPDYPLLRGDITANSVATSNLEKQLLVMNPLSVNNIDGVKLNFADGWLLVRASGTEPKIRITAEAASRERAQQLYDRCVSLIIREDKEK, from the coding sequence ATGCATCTATTCGGTAGCTCCGGGATACGGCGGGTGGCTGACAGATCTCTGGTTGAGCTGGCGCTGAAGGCGGGTCTGGCGGTCGGTACGGTCTATGATAGGGTGGTGGTGGGTTGTGATACCAGGACCTCCAGTGATGCCGTCAAGCATGCCTTTATCTCCGGGGCGCTCGCCGCCGGTTCCGAGTGTTTTGATGCCGGAGTTGTGCCCACACCGACCCTGGCTCTGGCTGCGCGGGAGTTTCAGGCCGGGGCAATGATTACCGCCTCGCACAACCCCCCCGAATATAACGGCATCAAGCTTGTAAACCCGGACGGCTCTGCCTTTGATGCTGTTCAGCGTGAGCAGGTGGAGAGACTGATTTCAGATGATTCGTTGCCGGCTGCACCGTGGCGCGGGATTAAGAGCGCTGGTTTTTATCGGGGGGCAGTTGAAAAGCATATCGAGCATATACTGCGGGATTTCCCGGTCAGGATAAGGCTTAAGGTGGTGCTGGACTGCGCCTGCGGGGCGGCTTCGGTGATTACTCCCGGTCTGCTGGAGAGAATGGGCTGCGAGGTCATTACCATGAATTGTTCTCCCGGCGGCTTTTTCCCCCACCCGGTGGAACCGACGGAAGCCAATCTGGCGGGATTGATTCAGGCGACCCGGGAATATGGCGCTGATTTGGGTATTGCTCATGACGGGGATGCGGACCGGATGATGGCGGTGGATGACCGGGGACGGTTTATCCCGGGAGACAAGCTGCTGGTGCTCTTCGCCGAGCAGGCAGGGGCCAGGAAAATGGTAACTACCGTTGACGCTTCAATGGTGGTTGAGGAAAGGGGTTTTCAGATTATCAGGACGAGGGTCGGCGATATCTACGTCTCCGAGGAGCTTAAACAGGGCGGAGACTTCGGCGGCGAACCATCCGGTAGCTGGGTCTTTCCCGGTAGCTCGCTCTGCCCCGATGGCATCTATGCCGCCGCCCGGCTGGTATCTATCGCCGGTGAGCAAAAAATATCGATACTGGTTGATGCCATACCTGATTATCCTCTCCTCCGCGGTGATATCACTGCTAATAGCGTAGCAACTTCCAACCTGGAGAAACAGCTTCTGGTGATGAACCCGTTATCGGTAAATAATATCGATGGAGTTAAACTGAATTTTGCTGACGGCTGGCTGCTGGTCAGGGCTTCAGGGACTGAACCTAAAATAAGGATAACGGCCGAGGCCGCAAGCCGGGAGCGGGCGCAGCAACTTTACGACAGGTGTGTCAGCCTTATTATCAGGGAGGATAAAGAGAAGTGA
- a CDS encoding sugar phosphate nucleotidyltransferase, with protein sequence MKAVILAAGEGNRMRPLTYTRPKVMIPVANKPIAEHSLVEVAKAGIKEFIFIVGYHDEQLRAYFGSGDRWGVSVDYVTQRKQGGTADAVRVVEGLVKENFLVINGDVIVGHEEIAALMGGNGITMSLVEVADTRDLGTVELSGDRVVRIHEKVPNPPSNLANAGLYLFTPEIFAAIARTPKSPRGEYELTAAIQLLIDGGHPVYCHQISRWIDLSYPWDLLCANQTLLSGMEARNLGMVEKNVVIKGSVSIGSGTVVRSGSYIVGPVMIGQDCDIGPNCYIRPHTAIGDGCHVGAAVEVKNSIIMNGSKAPHHNYVGDSIIGEGCNLGAGTKIANLKLDESDIWVAGKNTGRRKLGAIMGDRVETGINACINVGTMIGNGTHIGPGAVAHGVISPNSKVF encoded by the coding sequence TTGAAGGCAGTTATCCTGGCTGCCGGGGAGGGGAACCGGATGCGTCCCCTTACCTATACCCGGCCCAAAGTAATGATACCGGTCGCCAATAAGCCTATCGCGGAACATTCGCTCGTTGAGGTGGCCAAGGCGGGTATTAAGGAGTTTATCTTCATCGTCGGTTACCATGATGAGCAGCTGCGCGCTTACTTCGGCAGCGGTGATAGATGGGGAGTGAGCGTGGACTACGTTACTCAGCGCAAGCAAGGTGGTACGGCTGACGCGGTGAGAGTGGTCGAGGGACTGGTGAAAGAGAACTTTCTGGTGATAAACGGAGATGTGATTGTCGGTCATGAGGAAATCGCGGCTCTGATGGGCGGCAATGGTATTACGATGAGCCTGGTGGAAGTTGCGGATACCCGAGACTTGGGGACGGTTGAGTTGAGCGGGGACAGGGTAGTCCGCATTCATGAAAAGGTGCCCAATCCTCCTTCTAATCTGGCTAATGCTGGCCTGTATCTGTTCACTCCGGAGATATTTGCCGCGATAGCGCGGACTCCGAAGTCGCCCCGGGGTGAATATGAGCTGACGGCTGCCATACAGTTGCTGATAGACGGCGGACACCCGGTTTACTGTCATCAGATCAGTCGCTGGATTGACCTCAGTTACCCGTGGGACTTGCTGTGCGCCAACCAGACCTTGCTTTCGGGCATGGAAGCCCGGAACCTGGGTATGGTAGAGAAGAATGTGGTCATTAAAGGGAGCGTATCCATCGGGAGTGGTACGGTGGTCAGGTCCGGCTCATATATCGTTGGGCCGGTGATGATTGGCCAGGACTGTGATATCGGGCCTAACTGTTATATCCGTCCCCATACTGCCATCGGCGATGGTTGTCACGTGGGCGCGGCGGTGGAGGTTAAAAATTCAATAATTATGAACGGCAGTAAAGCGCCTCATCACAACTACGTGGGTGACAGCATCATCGGTGAGGGGTGTAATCTGGGGGCGGGCACCAAGATCGCTAATCTCAAGCTTGATGAGAGTGATATTTGGGTGGCGGGGAAAAATACCGGGAGGCGTAAACTGGGCGCGATAATGGGGGACAGGGTTGAGACCGGGATTAATGCCTGCATCAATGTGGGCACGATGATTGGTAACGGTACTCATATTGGTCCCGGGGCGGTTGCCCACGGAGTT